The genomic DNA GCAGCCGTCGGGCAGCAGCGCGGCCACCCCGCGTCCCGGCGTCAGCAGGGACAGGTCGCAGATGGACAACCAGTCTCCCCCCAGGCTGAGGTGAACCTTCAGGGCGGTCGTCTCGGGTGCCAGGGTCATCGCTGGGCGCTTCCTTCCAGGGGTCGGTGGCCGATGGTCAGCAGCGGCAGGTCGGGCTTGATCTGGTCGCGCTCGGGGACGAAGCCGACGACCGGGTCGGGGGTGTCGGGCGCGTTGACGAACGACACGAACCGGGCCAGCTTCTCGGGGTCGTTGATGGTCTCGGTCCACTCGTCGCGGTAGTTCGCCACGTGTGCCGTCATCAGTGATTCCAGCTCCTCGCAGATGCCGAGCGAGTCGTGCACGACCACGTCGCGGATGTGGTCCAGGCCGCCGGGGATCCGCTCCAGCCAGACCGATGTGCGCTCCAGACGGTCGGCCGTACGGATGTAGAACATCAGGAACCGGTCGATGAGACGGACCAGTTCGGCGTCGGACAGGTCCTGGGCGAGCAGGTCCGCGTGGCGCGGGGTGGCGCCGCCGTTGCCGCCGACGTACAGGTTCCAGCCGTTGGCCGTGGCGATGATGCCGAAGTCCTTCGACTGGGCCTCGGCGCACTCACGGGCGCAGCCGGAGACCGCCGACTTGAGCTTGTGCGGAGACCTGAGGCCCCGGTACCGCAGCTCCAGGTCGATCGCCATCCGGACCGAGTCCTGCACGCCGTAGCGGCACCAGGACTGGCCCACACAGGACTTGACCGTGCGCAGCGACTTCCCGTACGCGTGACCGGACTCGAAGCCGGCGTCCACCAACCTGGTCCAGATGAGCGGGAGCTGTTCGACCCGGGCGCCGAACAGGTCGATGCGCTGGCCGCCCGTGATCTTCGTGTAGAGACCGAAGTCCCGTGCCACCTCGCCGATCACGATCAGCTTCTCGGGCGTGATCTCGCCACCGGGAATGCGCGGCACGATCGAGTACGAGCCGTTCTTCTGAAGGTTGGCGAGGAAGTGGTCGTTGGTGTCCTGGAGGGCCGACTGCTCGCCGTCGAGGACATAGCCGTTCGCGCCGATCGTCGGGGCCAGCGAGGCGATGATCGAGCCGACCGTCGGCTTGCAGACCTCGCAGCCGTCACCGCCGCGCGCACCCTCGCGCCCGTACCGGTCGAGCAGGCTCCGGTACGAGGTGATGCGCAGGGCGAGGACGATCTCGTACAGCTCCTCGCGGGTCTGGGTGAAGCAGCCGCACAGACCGTGGTCGACCTCGACGCCGCTCGCCGTCAGCTCGTCGTTGACGAGCTGGCCGAGGACCTTGACGCAACTCCCGCACCCGGTACCGGCCTTGGTGCACTTCTTGACCTCGGGGAGCGTCGTGCAGGAGTGCTCGGTGACCGCGCCGCGGATCGCGCCCTTGGTGACGTTGTGGCAGGAGCAGATGACGGCGGAGTCGGGCAGCGCGGAGGGTCCGAGGGCCACGCCGCCGCCCCCG from Streptomyces avermitilis MA-4680 = NBRC 14893 includes the following:
- the nirB gene encoding nitrite reductase large subunit NirB; amino-acid sequence: MSTTALVGTGHRPTIVLVGHGMVGQRFLEALAERGLTATHRVVVLCEEPRPAYDRVQLTSYFSGTTPDELSMTDAEFITEHGIDLRLGDPAETVDREARTVTARSGLVIAYDTLVLATGSYPFVPPVPGKDAEGCFVYRTIEDLLAIEAYAKSRATTGAVVGGGLLGLEAAGALKGLGLTSHIVEFAPRLMPVQVDAGGGAALLRTIEDMGLTVHTGTGTQEIVTGDDGAVTGMKLSDGSELATDLVVFSAGVRPRDQLARDCGLPVGERGGIAVDAQCRTEDPHVFAIGECALAADGRVYGLVAPGYEMAETAAATIASADSSFTGADLSTKLKLLGVDVASFGDAHGATAGCLDVVYADSRSGTYKKLVIGRDGELLGGILVGDADAYGTLRALTGSVPPVSPEQLVLPAGGGGGVALGPSALPDSAVICSCHNVTKGAIRGAVTEHSCTTLPEVKKCTKAGTGCGSCVKVLGQLVNDELTASGVEVDHGLCGCFTQTREELYEIVLALRITSYRSLLDRYGREGARGGDGCEVCKPTVGSIIASLAPTIGANGYVLDGEQSALQDTNDHFLANLQKNGSYSIVPRIPGGEITPEKLIVIGEVARDFGLYTKITGGQRIDLFGARVEQLPLIWTRLVDAGFESGHAYGKSLRTVKSCVGQSWCRYGVQDSVRMAIDLELRYRGLRSPHKLKSAVSGCARECAEAQSKDFGIIATANGWNLYVGGNGGATPRHADLLAQDLSDAELVRLIDRFLMFYIRTADRLERTSVWLERIPGGLDHIRDVVVHDSLGICEELESLMTAHVANYRDEWTETINDPEKLARFVSFVNAPDTPDPVVGFVPERDQIKPDLPLLTIGHRPLEGSAQR